The sequence CGCGTCACCCCGTGCCCCGACCCACTCGATGCCTTCCAGCTTCTGGACGGCGTCTTCGCCTCGGACAAGCCACGCCACGTCGTGCTGCTCCGGGATCTCCAACTCCACCTCGACCAGAGCGACCCCATGCTCGTGCGCCGCATCAAGGACGCACTGCGCATCGCCAAGGCCAACGGCCACACCATCGTCCTGCTCGGCTGCCGTTTGAAACTGCCCGCCGAACTCGAACACGAGATCACCCACGTTGATTTCGACCTGCCCGACCCGGCGGGGCTTCACACCGTGCTCGATGGCATCATCAAGTCGGCGAAGCTAAAGAATGTCCACGAGGTGATGCGGGAGGCAGCCGTCCAGGCAGCCCTCGGCCTCACCACCACGGAAGCGGAGAACGCGTTCGCCCTGTCGGTCATAGAGACCAATGGGATCGACCACCGCATCATCTCCCGTGAAAAGGCGAACACGCTGAAACGAAACGGCCTCGTCGAGGTCGTCGGGAACGCCACCTCCCTGGAGGACATCGGCGGACTCGGCCTGCTCAAGGAATGGCTGCAACGCCGCTCCGGTGCATTCAGCGAATCCGCGAAAGCCTACGGGCTGCCCGCACCGAAAGGATTACTCATCGTCGGCATCCCCGGCACCGGGAAATCGCTCACCGCGAAAGCCACCGCCGGAGCATTCGGCCTGCCGTTGCTGCGCCTCGACATGGGGCGTGTGTTCGGTGGCATCGTCGGCCAGTCGGAAGCCAACCTCCGCTCCGTCATCCAGACCGCCGAGGCCATCGCCCCGTGCGTGCTGTGGATCGATGAAATAGAAAAAGGCTTCTCCGGAAGCTCTTCGAGCGGCAGCACCGATGGCGGCACCTCCTCCCGTGTCTTCGGCTCGTTTTTGAGTTGGATGCAGGAGAAGACCAAGGCGGTGTTCGTCGTGGCGACGGCGAATGATGTTTCCAAGCTCCCGCCCGAGTTCCTGCGCAAGGGAAGGTTCGACGAAATGTTCTTCGTAGATTTACCCGACGCCTTCGAGCGTGCGCAGATCTGGGACATCGTCATCGCCCGGCACAAGCGCAAGCCAACCGACTTCGACACCGTCGTCCTCGCCCGCGCCTGCGAGCAGTTCACCGGGGCGGAGATCGAGGCCGTGTTCATCGACGCCATGCACGAGGCCTATGCCGAAGGCGAGGAACCCAAGCCCAAGCACATCCTCGAAGCCATCAACGGCACCGTCCCCCTGGCGCAGCTCATGGACGGCAAGATCGCCGCGTTGAGACATTGGGCGAAAGGCCGTGCCCGTGAGGCAGCGAGCCGGAGCAACACCACGTCGTCGGCATCCTACCGCCCCAACAGACGGATGTCCGGGATGAACTGACCCGCGCCGTAGCTGTGGCATCCTGCCGCATGCCCCATAATATCCCTGCCAGGGAGAGTTCCATCCTCTCTCTGGCAGCATGCCTTTCCCTCTCAAAACTCCCGCACCCAACCCTTCCTAACTCCCCGCCACCCATCCCTCAAGAGCGCTCGGCAGCGCGGCTTACAAAGCCGTGATCCTCACCTCCCACCTCACTCGATACCTCCAGCGGTAGTCTGAACACAAGCGCCGTTGAACGAAACAGCTGGGGTGCACCCGAAAGGCCGCCCCAAGTCGCTTGTGCGGGGAAAGAAAAACGGTAAAAGAGCAAAAGGTTAAAGGGTAAAACGACGCCTTCTGGTCAGCAACGCGCTAGCTGACAATACCGTCAAAAGTAATGCCGACGGCTCGGGGACACTGGCGACGCGGAACCCCACGTAGTCGAGCTCGTTCGGGGGCGTGTTGACGTTGCTTTTGGACGCGGGCAGGGAGTCGGAGTTGTTGGCCCACGAACCGCCCCGCATCCCGCGCGTCGAACCAAAGACCACCGCATCGTTCCATTCAAACACGTTCCCCGCTTGGTCGTTCGTTCCATACGCGCTCTCCGAATTCGGGCCATACGCACCGACATCCGTCAGATAGTTCTGGCTGCTGCTGTAGCTACCGCTCTGCGTCACCGCAAAATCCGTGCTATCGAAGTAATTCGCCGCGCCTGCCGCGCCGACGGTGTTGCTGTTGATCGTATTGCTCTGCGTAGCCTGCGCCCAGTAGCCGCCCACTCCGGGACCGCCCTTGTTCGGATCATAATACGCCGCCTTATACCACTCGTTTTCCGAAGGGAGCCACACCGTGGCTCCCACGTTCTTCGAGGACCCCACGCCGCTGGTCGCGCCGTTGAGCGTGTAGGCTCCGTCTTCCGTGGTGGATGCGTTCTGCGCTCCCGTCGTCTGGCCGTTGTGCAGCCAGTTGGTGAAACGCGCCGCATCGAACCAGCTCACGTAGGTGATGGGGCGGTTCCCGCTGCCGAGCACGGTGTAGGAATAATCTCCCGATGTGCCGATGCGCTGGATGCCCGAAATGTTCGCGTTCGTCTGCATGGAAGTGTTGTAAAGCGCGTAGGTGTCCGTTTTGGCCACGGCGTTGAGGAACGCGGCATACTGCGAGATGGTCGTCTCGTTCTTCGAAATCTTGTATTCATAGCCAACCGCGCCGTAAAGACCGCCGGTCGCCGCGTCGTTCGCGTTGTTGATGTCACCGACGGTGACGTAGTCTATGCTGACAACGGCGAAGGCCGGAGTTCCAAGGGCGATGCCAGCCAGAACGGCGAGCCTGCGGGAGGGAATAATAGGGAGTTTCATAAAGAAGGGCTACAAGTGACCCTCTAGAAAACAGAAAACGTGCCGGATCACAAGAGATTTAGAGGGGCGTTTTTGAGGCTGAAGGCCTGCCCACCGAAGACGGCACGATGCCCAATTTCCCCTGCATGACAGACCCGCCCCGCACGACGTGCACAAGCGCGGCGCGGGTCACGACAAGGCCGCCACGGACTCCCTGGAGAAGGGAACCCGTGGCGGCCATTTCTTTTCCAACCCCTCTCACCACGAGAACCAAACCAACAACCAACCCCAATCCATACCAAAAAATGAACA comes from Akkermansiaceae bacterium and encodes:
- a CDS encoding AAA family ATPase, translated to MNLTTYLRAGYPGLAIISSEEARAEAEIANACTSLKRKLLAWSSTEGLADVKEGRVTPCPDPLDAFQLLDGVFASDKPRHVVLLRDLQLHLDQSDPMLVRRIKDALRIAKANGHTIVLLGCRLKLPAELEHEITHVDFDLPDPAGLHTVLDGIIKSAKLKNVHEVMREAAVQAALGLTTTEAENAFALSVIETNGIDHRIISREKANTLKRNGLVEVVGNATSLEDIGGLGLLKEWLQRRSGAFSESAKAYGLPAPKGLLIVGIPGTGKSLTAKATAGAFGLPLLRLDMGRVFGGIVGQSEANLRSVIQTAEAIAPCVLWIDEIEKGFSGSSSSGSTDGGTSSRVFGSFLSWMQEKTKAVFVVATANDVSKLPPEFLRKGRFDEMFFVDLPDAFERAQIWDIVIARHKRKPTDFDTVVLARACEQFTGAEIEAVFIDAMHEAYAEGEEPKPKHILEAINGTVPLAQLMDGKIAALRHWAKGRAREAASRSNTTSSASYRPNRRMSGMN
- a CDS encoding SUMF1/EgtB/PvdO family nonheme iron enzyme; this encodes MKLPIIPSRRLAVLAGIALGTPAFAVVSIDYVTVGDINNANDAATGGLYGAVGYEYKISKNETTISQYAAFLNAVAKTDTYALYNTSMQTNANISGIQRIGTSGDYSYTVLGSGNRPITYVSWFDAARFTNWLHNGQTTGAQNASTTEDGAYTLNGATSGVGSSKNVGATVWLPSENEWYKAAYYDPNKGGPGVGGYWAQATQSNTINSNTVGAAGAANYFDSTDFAVTQSGSYSSSQNYLTDVGAYGPNSESAYGTNDQAGNVFEWNDAVVFGSTRGMRGGSWANNSDSLPASKSNVNTPPNELDYVGFRVASVPEPSALLLTVLSASALLTRRRRFTL